AAAGTGAAGGATGGAAGTTTGTAGAATTTATGACAAGTGAAAAAATACAGAAATTTCTTGCAATAAAAGCAGGAATACCACCGACACGAAAATCACTCTATAATGATGAAGACATTATCAAAAAAAATCCTCATTTTGAACAGATGAGAGAAGTATTTTTTTCTTCATACCCAAGGCCCGCCACTCCTTTTTATCCAGCCATTTCAAACATTCTTCAACGATTTTTTAGCAAGGCAATATCGAGCAGCAATATTAATATAAGAAAAGAAGCAATCTTCACTTCAGAGGAAATGAAAAAAATACTCAAGAGAAAATAGCTTTTAATATTGAAAAAAAACTCTACTGATTGAATAATTTAAAAATAGATGTAATTTTCCTTTCCTCGACTCAAAGGTGTAAAGTGAAGGGAAGCGTTCTTATTAAGAAGGAAAAGACATTTGCCTTTTTTTTGCTTCTTCCCGCTTTTCTCTTTCTGGCTATTTTTTCAATATATCCAATCTTATATTCATTTTTTCTGAGCTTTTTCAAACTATCACTATGGAAAAATATATCAGTCGGCGCATTTGTAGGGTTTGCCAATTATACAGCTCTATTAAGAGACAAAATAGCGCTACATTCATTTTTAATAACATTTGCCTTTGTCATTATTACAACTTTTTTCGAAATACTCTTTGGCATAGTTATAGCGTTAGTTATGCATAACACCTTTAAATGGCGAGGCTTCATCAGAGCTGCAATTTTAATACCATGGGCAATTCCTACAGTCGTCTCCTCTCAAATGTGGCGATTTATTTTCAACGACCAGTACGGATTTGCAAACTTTCTTCTTTTTGGTGCTCATACTGATTCATACAAAGCTTGGCTTGCAAATCCTACTCTTGCTTTTTTTTCAATTGCTGCAGCAGATATATGGAAATCCTCTTCATTTGCGGCTTTGATTATTCTTGCGGGACTTCAGATAATACCTGAAGATTTATATGAAGCTGCAAAAATCGACGGTGCCAGCAGATGGTATCAATTTATAAAAATCACCCTTCCTCTTCTAAAGCCCACAATACTGGTAGCTTTGCTTTTCAGGACTATTGATGCTTTTAGAGTTTTCGACCTCGTTTTTGTAATGACACAGGGAGGGCCCGGTGACGCTACAAATGTATTGCAATTTTACGGTTATAAAAAAATCTTTGCAGAAGGATTTGTGGGTTATGGTTCCACGATTTCAGTAATAATTTTTTTAATAATTTTTTGTTTGTCCCTTCTTTACATTAGGATGCTTGGAAAAACTTTAATGGAAAAAAGACTATGAAAAACATAAGTTACAAGTTGACATTTCTTTTAACTACAGCCGTTGTAGTTTTAGTTAGCATATTCCCTTTTCTCTGGTTTGTCAGCACATCATTTAAGAGGGAAATAGAAATATCATCTATTCCCCCTATATTCATTCCTTCTTTCAATATGCAATTTTATCAATCAACTATAAGTAATTATGATATCTTTCTATACATAAAAAAC
The DNA window shown above is from Candidatus Schekmanbacteria bacterium and carries:
- a CDS encoding sugar ABC transporter permease, coding for MKGSVLIKKEKTFAFFLLLPAFLFLAIFSIYPILYSFFLSFFKLSLWKNISVGAFVGFANYTALLRDKIALHSFLITFAFVIITTFFEILFGIVIALVMHNTFKWRGFIRAAILIPWAIPTVVSSQMWRFIFNDQYGFANFLLFGAHTDSYKAWLANPTLAFFSIAAADIWKSSSFAALIILAGLQIIPEDLYEAAKIDGASRWYQFIKITLPLLKPTILVALLFRTIDAFRVFDLVFVMTQGGPGDATNVLQFYGYKKIFAEGFVGYGSTISVIIFLIIFCLSLLYIRMLGKTLMEKRL